A window from Gammaproteobacteria bacterium encodes these proteins:
- a CDS encoding sel1 repeat family protein, producing the protein MVRRILAGAVLMLGMVWNGGAFAADVDAGWLAYQSQDYGRAYELWLPAAREGSVVAQNNLGVMYLKGHGVQRDDSAAVRWFEQAAAQGSVEAQTSLGTLYMEGRGVPRDYFTAFELWYRAARAGFAEAQYNLGQMYAQGVGVSQNYEKAMKWFRKAAQQGHPLAQASQEDLLRQGLGLKRLPFPKNSLWSKFG; encoded by the coding sequence ATGGTGCGGCGGATTCTGGCAGGGGCGGTGTTGATGCTGGGCATGGTCTGGAACGGCGGCGCGTTTGCGGCCGATGTGGATGCGGGCTGGTTGGCCTATCAGTCTCAGGATTATGGGCGGGCCTATGAATTGTGGCTGCCCGCGGCACGCGAAGGTTCGGTGGTGGCGCAAAACAATCTCGGTGTCATGTATCTGAAAGGACATGGCGTGCAGCGCGATGATTCCGCGGCGGTGCGCTGGTTTGAGCAGGCCGCAGCACAAGGCAGTGTTGAGGCGCAGACGAGCTTGGGGACGCTATACATGGAAGGGCGCGGGGTGCCGCGCGATTATTTTACGGCGTTTGAGTTATGGTATCGCGCGGCGAGAGCCGGATTCGCCGAGGCGCAATACAATCTGGGGCAGATGTATGCTCAGGGGGTGGGCGTGAGTCAAAATTATGAAAAGGCCATGAAGTGGTTTCGCAAGGCGGCACAGCAAGGTCACCCGCTGGCACAAGCGAGCCAGGAAGATTTGCTGCGCCAAGGCTTGGGGTTGAAGCGGTTGCCGTTTCCGAAAAATAGTCTCTGGAGTAAATTTGGTTAA
- a CDS encoding carbonic anhydrase family protein, protein MKRALFVVTAASAALVLASPAMAGAEGSESRGHGHELHWSYGGEGGPEHWGDLKSEYSACKGSQQSPINIETKEARGAKLTKIKFNWKDSALNLKNNGHTIQANYDGGSSIEVNGGKFDLLQYHFHAPSEHALNGKLYDMEVHFVHKAADGELAVIGVFFKEGAENKALKTVWSNMPTAEGEKKVAGVTINAKDLLPANTSKYYHYMGSLTTPPCNEVVNWYVLENPIEASKAQVKALAELFKANNRPVQPLNRRFVLTSEE, encoded by the coding sequence ATGAAAAGAGCACTTTTTGTAGTCACCGCTGCATCAGCAGCATTGGTATTGGCGAGCCCAGCCATGGCTGGCGCCGAAGGTTCCGAAAGCCGCGGCCATGGTCATGAACTTCATTGGAGCTATGGCGGCGAAGGCGGCCCGGAACACTGGGGCGACCTGAAGAGTGAATACTCTGCTTGCAAAGGTAGCCAGCAGTCGCCCATCAACATTGAAACCAAAGAAGCACGGGGCGCCAAGCTGACCAAGATCAAATTCAACTGGAAAGATTCCGCGCTTAACCTCAAGAACAACGGCCACACCATCCAGGCCAATTACGATGGCGGCAGCTCCATTGAAGTGAACGGCGGCAAGTTCGACCTGTTGCAATATCACTTCCACGCGCCATCCGAGCACGCCCTGAACGGCAAGCTCTATGACATGGAAGTACACTTCGTACACAAAGCCGCTGACGGTGAACTGGCCGTCATCGGCGTATTCTTCAAGGAAGGCGCTGAAAACAAGGCCCTGAAGACTGTGTGGAGCAACATGCCCACTGCTGAAGGCGAAAAGAAAGTCGCTGGTGTCACCATCAACGCCAAAGACCTGCTGCCTGCCAACACCAGCAAGTACTACCACTACATGGGCTCATTAACGACCCCACCGTGCAACGAAGTGGTTAACTGGTATGTACTGGAAAACCCGATCGAAGCCTCCAAAGCCCAGGTCAAGGCACTGGCTGAACTCTTCAAAGCCAACAACCGCCCGGTTCAGCCTTTGAACCGTCGCTTCGTGTTGACCTCCGAAGAGTAA
- the ubiD gene encoding 4-hydroxy-3-polyprenylbenzoate decarboxylase, with amino-acid sequence MKYKDLRDFIGQLEARGELKRIAQPVDPKLEMTEVCDRTLRRGGPALLFENPKGFTTPVLGNLFGTPKRVAMGMGADSVSALREIGILLATLKEPEPPKGFKDALDKLPLYKQVLNMAPKVLSKAPCQANVIAGDDVDLSKLPIQTCWPGDAGPLITWALVITKGPHKERQNLGIYRQQVIGRNKVIMRWLAHRGGALDFRDWQKAHPGKPFPVAVALGADPATILGAVTPVPDSLSEYAFAGLLRGGKTEVVKAMGSDLQVPASAEFVLEGHIHPGEMADEGPFGDHTGYYNEVDKFPVFTIDRITHRDNPIYHSTYTGRPPDEPAVLGVALNEVFVPILQKQFPEIVDFYLPPEGCSYRVACVSIKKQYAGHAKRVMLGVWSFLRQFMYTKFVIVTDDDVNVRDWKDVIWAMTTRMDPRRDMVFIDNTPIDYLDFASPVSGLGSKVGFDATNKWPGETTREWGQPIVMDDAVKQRIDKIWDELKIFD; translated from the coding sequence ATGAAATACAAAGACTTGCGCGATTTTATCGGTCAGCTTGAGGCTCGGGGAGAGCTCAAGCGCATCGCCCAGCCGGTGGACCCGAAGCTGGAGATGACTGAGGTCTGTGATCGCACTTTGCGGCGCGGCGGGCCGGCGTTGTTGTTTGAAAATCCGAAAGGGTTCACCACGCCAGTGTTGGGCAATCTGTTTGGCACGCCCAAGCGCGTGGCGATGGGCATGGGTGCGGATTCGGTGAGTGCGCTGCGTGAGATCGGAATTTTGTTGGCGACATTAAAAGAGCCGGAACCACCGAAAGGGTTCAAAGATGCGCTTGATAAATTGCCGCTCTACAAACAAGTGCTGAACATGGCGCCGAAGGTGTTGAGCAAGGCACCGTGTCAGGCGAATGTGATTGCAGGCGATGACGTTGATCTTTCCAAGTTGCCGATTCAAACCTGTTGGCCGGGCGATGCCGGGCCGTTGATTACCTGGGCGCTGGTGATTACCAAAGGGCCGCACAAGGAACGACAGAATCTCGGCATTTACCGGCAGCAGGTGATCGGTCGCAACAAAGTGATCATGCGCTGGCTCGCGCATCGCGGTGGGGCACTGGATTTTCGGGATTGGCAAAAAGCACATCCGGGCAAGCCATTTCCAGTCGCAGTGGCGCTGGGCGCTGATCCGGCAACGATACTTGGCGCGGTGACGCCGGTGCCGGATAGTTTGTCCGAATATGCATTTGCCGGCTTGTTGCGCGGTGGCAAAACCGAAGTGGTGAAGGCGATGGGCAGTGACTTACAGGTGCCCGCGTCAGCGGAATTTGTATTGGAAGGGCATATTCATCCCGGCGAAATGGCCGACGAAGGGCCGTTCGGTGATCACACGGGTTATTACAACGAAGTCGATAAATTCCCGGTATTCACCATCGATCGCATCACGCATCGCGATAATCCGATTTATCACAGCACTTACACGGGGCGGCCGCCGGATGAACCTGCCGTCCTCGGTGTGGCGCTCAATGAAGTATTTGTGCCGATTCTGCAAAAACAGTTTCCGGAGATCGTCGATTTTTATTTGCCGCCGGAAGGATGTTCCTATCGCGTTGCCTGCGTCAGCATCAAGAAACAATACGCTGGACATGCCAAACGGGTGATGCTGGGTGTGTGGAGTTTTCTGCGTCAGTTCATGTACACCAAGTTTGTGATCGTGACTGATGATGATGTGAATGTGCGTGATTGGAAGGATGTGATCTGGGCGATGACTACACGCATGGATCCGCGCCGCGACATGGTGTTTATCGACAACACGCCGATCGATTATCTCGATTTTGCGTCACCGGTGTCAGGCTTGGGATCGAAGGTGGGATTCGATGCGACCAATAAATGGCCGGGCGAAACCACGCGCGAGTGGGGGCAGCCGATTGTGATGGATGATGCAGTGAAACAGCGGATTGACAAGATTTGGGATGAGCTGAAGATTTTTGATTAG